A window of Juglans regia cultivar Chandler chromosome 7, Walnut 2.0, whole genome shotgun sequence contains these coding sequences:
- the LOC108986607 gene encoding AAA-ATPase At2g46620-like: protein MILRNLVLLGITIVCFLVVIRVLLFKTGLIYIVKKWWRWIEDCFHVHQFLKVPEFNEGMQENQLYRKVSLYLNSLSTLDDSDFTNLVTGKKPNDIVLCLDPNQTVDDNFLGAIVTWSNGDKVERKDCRSFVLKFRRADKRRIVRPYLQHIHTVADEIEQRKQRDLKLYMNVKRYDDDGVGVDHHPRGGGNVRWRSVPFTHPSTFDTIAMEEDLKNKVKSDLDYFLKAKQYYHRLGRVWKRSFLLYGPSGTGKSSFVAAMANFISYDVYVIDLSKVLNDSDLNLLLLQTKSKSIIVMEDLDRFLKEKSTGVSLSGLLNFMDGILNSCCAEERVMVFTMNRKEHVDAALLRPGRIDVHIHFPLCDFLAFKTLANSYLGLKDHKLFPQVEEIFQSGASLSPAEIGELMIANRTSPSRAIKSVITALQTDGDGRGVGNVGARKSVDEDGVSFRSNEASHTIREFRKFYGFLRMKSNKVSHSQLLDDDSAHKVDGDTTASETPKRFG, encoded by the coding sequence ATGATTCTTCGAAACCTGGTTCTTCTTGGGATTACGATTGTTTGTTTTCTCGTGGTGATTCGGGTGCTTCTGTTCAAGACAGGATTGATTTACATCGTGAAGAAATGGTGGAGATGGATCGAAGATTGCTTCCATGTACACCAGTTCCTCAAAGTACCCGAATTTAATGAAGGCATGCAGGAGAATCAGCTTTATCGGAAGGTTTCCCTTTACCTTAACTCCTTGTCTACCCTCGACGACTCCGATTTCACCAATCTGGTCACCGGCAAGAAGCCAAACGACATCGTTCTCTGTCTCGACCCCAACCAGACCGTCGACGACAACTTTCTCGGCGCGATAGTAACCTGGAGTAACGGCGACAAGGTCGAGAGAAAGGATTGCAGAAGCTTCGTGTTGAAGTTCAGAAGAGCGGACAAGCGCAGAATCGTCCGGCCGTATCTCCAGCACATCCACACGGTGGCTGATGAAATCGAGCAGAGGAAGCAGCGAGACTTGAAGCTCTACATGAATGTTAAACGATACGACGACGATGGCGTCGGCGTCGATCATCATCCCCGCGGTGGTGGTAACGTACGGTGGAGATCCGTTCCCTTCACGCACCCTTCGACTTTCGATACCATCGCCATGGAAGAAGATCTCAAAAACAAGGTAAAGTCCGACCTCGACTACTTCCTCAAAGCCAAACAGTACTATCACCGACTAGGCCGTGTTTGGAAACGAAGCTTTCTATTATATGGGCCGTCGGGAACTGGGAAATCGAGCTTCGTGGCCGCCATGGCGAATTTCATATCCTACGATGTCTACGTTATCGATCTCTCGAAGGTTTTGAATGACTCGGATCTGAATTTGCTTCTTTTACAAACGAAGAGCAAGTCCATCATTGTAATGGAAGATCTCGATCGGTTTCTGAAGGAGAAATCAACTGGTGTGAGCTTGTCCGGCTTATTGAACTTCATGGACGGGATATTAAACTCGTGCTGCGCCGAAGAGAGAGTTATGGTGTTCACGATGAACAGAAAGGAACACGTTGACGCAGCTCTGCTTAGACCCGGTCGTATCGATGTTCATATCCATTTTCCTCTCTGTGATTTTCTGGCCTTCAAAACCTTGGCGAATAGCTACTTGGGTCTCAAGGATCACAAGCTCTTCCCTCAGGTGGAGGAGATTTTCCAAAGCGGGGCGAGCTTGAGCCCAGCCGAAATTGGCGAGCTGATGATTGCCAACCGGACTTCTCCGAGCCGGGCTATAAAATCTGTCATCACGGCGCTGCAAACCGACGGCGACGGGAGGGGGGTCGGGAATGTCGGAGCGAGGAAGTCCGTGGACGAAGACGGAGTGTCGTTTCGCAGTAACGAAGCCAGCCATACCATTCGGGAGTTCCGGAAATTCTACGGTTTCTTGAGGATGAAAAGCAACAAAGTCTCACATTCTCAGTTGCTGGATGACGACTCGGCGCACAAGGTGGACGGCGACACGACCGCATCCGAAACTCCGAAACGTTTCGGGTAA